A genome region from Macaca nemestrina isolate mMacNem1 chromosome 15, mMacNem.hap1, whole genome shotgun sequence includes the following:
- the LOC105470544 gene encoding proteasome subunit alpha type-7 has protein sequence MSYDRAITVFSPDGHLFQVEYAQEAVKKGSTAVGVRGRDIVVLGVEKKSVAKLQDERTVRKICALDDNVCMAFAGLTADARIVINRARVECQSHRLTVEDPVTVEYITRYIASLKQRYTQSNGRRPFGISALIVGFDFDGTPRLYQTDPSGTYHAWKANAIGRGAKSVREFLEKNYTDEAIETDDLTIKLVIKALLEVVQSGGKNIELAVMRRDQPLKILNPEEIEKYVAEIEKEKEENEKKKQKKAS, from the exons ATGAGCTACGACCGCGCCATCACCGTCTTTTCGCCCGACGGCCATCTCTTCCAAGTGGAGTACGCGCAGGAGGCCGTCAAGAAGGGCTCGACCGCG GTTGGTGTTCGAGGAAGAGACATTGTTGTTCTTGGTGTGGAGAAGAAGTCAGTGGCCAAACTGCAGGATGAAAGAACAGTGCGGAAGATCTGTGCTTTGGATGACAATGTCTGCATGGCCTTTGCAG GCCTCACCGCCGACGCAAGGATAGTCATCAACAGGGCCCGGGTGGAGTGCCAGAGCCACCGGCTAACTGTGGAGGACCCGGTCACTGTGGAGTACATCACCCGCTACATCGCCAGCCTGAAGCAG CGTTATACGCAGAGCAATGGGCGCAGGCCGTTTGGCATCTCTGCCCTCATTGTGGGTTTCGACTTTGATGGCACTCCTAGGCTCTATCAGACTGACCCATCGGGCACATACCATGCCTGGAAG GCCAATGCCATAGGCCGGGGTGCCAAGTCAGTACGCGAGTTCCTGGAGAAGAACTATACTGATGAAGCCATTGAAACAGATGATTTGACCATTAAGCTGGTGATCAAGGCGCTCCTGGAA GTGGTTCAGTCAGGTGGCAAAAACATTGAACTTGCTGTCATGAGGCGAGATCAACCCCTCAAG ATTTTAAATCCTGAAGAAATTGAGAAGTATGTTGctgaaattgaaaaagaaaaagaagaaaacgaaaagaagaaacaaaagaaagcatcATGA